One genomic region from Balaenoptera musculus isolate JJ_BM4_2016_0621 chromosome X, mBalMus1.pri.v3, whole genome shotgun sequence encodes:
- the GPRASP1 gene encoding G-protein coupled receptor-associated sorting protein 1 gives MTGAEIEPGIQAKPEKKPGEEVAGGAERENEVPVVVRPKVRTQAQVMPGARPKTETMAVVGTHPKSEAKAVTGARSMDETYSWAKTEFHAEALLKTEGVSQTNAVSWSLISTESGSIAKTKIWSMDRELVSMDAESFPGTKVKSQSGIQPLFESEEETNMGSWCHPRPTSKKETSHNCDFRWVDRSSLSSWCWSREEVSTRLHPRDRVKASTRSRHMAKEEAMSRPKTSRELYVASSSGSEDESIKTSWFWAREKTSVWSRPREETNSRSWFRSKKEVSESNSGSECEDNVKSWFWAGEEARYKPRARKGADVRVRHRAKREASIDFMSGSMDIVKKESWFWPGEEANNLSRPKSKKEVRARAMAKEEAKIKARARTKREARSEEEFLTGAWFWAAEESSIVGGDTVKSCSQVEDESIVGSWFWTEEEASMGTEASGKFRPKTEQEPIGNSMLGTGEKTSVETEADATSKSVPADDTEKVTASFCFWGNEETNPEAKEETIFGSWFWVSDEASVEAGIGASCGSRPRSEEEEVIGPWFWAGEEINTEPEFREEARPGAEEETIFGSWFWAGNQAQMDSGAEVNCDTMPETEEEEPIIRSWFWAGVEACGRAEVSNKSSLEDKEKGIISSWFGTTEEISMKYATGAQCKFMTTAEEINTESDFWSGEDPCMFAANGGSWKSRPEEEQDTVDSWFWSRKYTRPETTVGPWLWAVEEGSIDDRTEEEAKAPTKEETMITSWFWKGDKAIIEATDREESRPDAEEEDIIGSWFWAGEEDRLETEAEAREEDRLAAEEEHFVGSWFWAREEAIRNKANICSKYSPEAEEEEVIVESWFWAEEEASLEAGDSFESKHGTEKEEIIVGSWFWAEEYNIDVGPQAIEETTSRSGEETTFGSWFWDAKEINVEAETCCAYKPEDDEEMIVESWLWSGDKAINETETVATSESRPENEEGAVVGSWFGAKNEANNRTGNGTNYESRTVAEEDEAIVGSWFWAGDEAHFESNPSPVYRAICRSTCSVEQEPDALRRPQSWEEVAVQFKPGPWGRVGFPSPSPFRFSKEAAFLFSEMFGGKPKHMELSLEGEEQESLLQPDKPDPEFPFQYDPSYRSVREIREHLRTRESAEPESWFCNCIQCELKIGPEEFEELLLLMDKIRDPFIHEISKIAMGMRSASQFTRYFIRDSGVVSLIETLLNYPSSRVKTRFLENMIHMAPPYPNLNMIQTYVCQVCEETLAYRLDSPEQLSGIKMVRHLTTTTDYHTLVAKYISGFLSLLATGNTKTRFHVLKMLLNLSENPVMTKELLSAEAVSEFMGLFNRKETNDNIQVVLAMLENIGNNIKKEALWFTDDDFSLEPFISAFHEVEKFAKELQGKTDDQNDPEAEQKNEYD, from the coding sequence ATGACTGGGGCTGAGATTGAGCCTGGCATCCAGGCCAAGCCTGAAAAGAAGCCTGGAGAAGAAGTTGCGGGTGGggctgagagagagaatgaagtcCCAGTGGTGGTCAGACCCAAGGTTAGGACCCAGGCCCAGGTAATGCCTGGAGCAAGGCCCAAAACTGAGACCATGGCAGTAGTTGGGACACATCCTAAGAGTGAGGCCAAGGCAGTCACTGGGGCAAGGTCCATGGATGAAACCTATTCATGGGCCAAGACTGAGTTTCATGCTGAGGCACTACTGAAGACAGAGGGAGTGTCCCAAACCAATGCTGTATCCTGGTCACTGATCAGTACTGAGTCTGGGTCCATTGCTAAAACTAAGATCTGGTCTATGGATAGGGAACTGGTCAGTATGGATGCTGAGTCCTTTCCTGGCACCAAGGTCAAGTCCCAATCAGGTATCCAGCCTTTGTTTGAGTCAGAGGAGGAGACGAATATGGGGTCCTGGTGCCATCCCAGGCCTACATCCAAAAAAGAGACTTCTCACAATTGTGATTTCAGATGGGTGGATAGATCCTCTCTGAGCTCCTGGTGCTGGAGTAGAGAAGAGGTCAGTACAAGGCTTCATCCTAGAGACAGGGTAAAGGCCAGTACTAGGTCCAGGCACATGGCCAAAGAAGAGGCCATGTCTAGGCCCAAAACCAGTCGGGAGCTTTATGTTGCATCCAGTTCTGGTTCTGAGGATGAATCTATTAAGACATCCTGGTTCTGGGCCAGAGAAAAGACCAGTGTCTGGTCTAGGCCCAGGGAAGAGACCAATAGTAGGTCCTGGTTTAGGTCTAAGAAAGAAGTCTCTGAATCTAATTCTGGGTCTGAATGTGAGGACAATGTAAAATCCTGGTTCTGGGCTGGAGAGGAGGCCAGGTACAAACCCAGAGCCAGGAAAGGGGCCGATGTCAGGGTCAGGCACAGGGCCAAGCGAGAAGCTTCCATTGATTTCATGTCTGGGTCTATGGATATAGTCAAAAAAGAGTCCTGGTTCTGGCCTGGAGAAGAGGCTAATAACTTGTCTAGGCCCAAGTCCAAGAAAGAGGTCAGGGCCAGAGCAATGGCAAAGGAAGAGGCCAAAATCAAGGCCAGAGCCAGGACAAAGCGAGAAGCCAGGTCAGAGGAAGAGTTCCTCACTGGGGCCTGGTTCTGGGCTGCAGAAGAGTCCAGCATAGTGGGTGGGGACACTGTCAAGTCCTGTTCTCAAGTGGAGGATGAGTCCATTGTTGGCAGTTGGTTCTGGACTGAAGAAGAGGCCAGTATGGGGACTGAGGCCAGTGGTAAATTCAGACCAAAGACTGAGCAGGAGCCTATTGGCAATTCTATGCTTGGAACTGGGGAAAAGAccagtgtggaaactgaggctgatgCCACTTCCAAATCTGTGCCAGCAGATGATACAGAAAAGGTCACTGCCAGTTTCTGCTTCTGGGGTAATGAAGAAACCAACCCAGAGGCTAAAGAAGAGACCATTTTTGGGTCTTGGTTTTGGGTCAGTGATGAGGCCAGTGTGGAAGCTGGTATTGGGGCCAGCTGTGGGTCCAGGCCAAGGTCTGAGGAAGAAGAGGTCATTGGTCCCTGGTTCTGGGCTGGAGAAGAAATCAATACAGAACCTGAGTTTAGAGAAGAGGCCAGGCCAGGAGCTGAAGAAGAGACAATATTTGGGTCCTGGTTTTGGGCTGGAAACCAGGCCCAGATGGATTCTGGGGCTGAAGTCAATTGTGACACTATGCCAGAGACTGAAGAGGAGGAGCCCATTATTCGGTCATGGTTCTGGGCTGGAGTAGAAGCTTGTGGGAGGGCTGAAGTCAGCAACAAGTCTAGCCTGGAGGACAAGGAAAAGGGTATTATATCATCTTGGTTTGGGACCACTGAAGAGATCAGTATGAAGTATGCCACTGGTGCCCAATGTAAATTTATGACAACTGCTGAAGAGATCAATACTGAGTCTGACTTCTGGTCAGGAGAAGATCCCTGTATGTTTGCTGCCAATGGAGGCAGCTGGAAGTCTAGACCAGAGGAGGAACAGGACACTGTTGATTCATGGTTCTGGTCCAGAAAATATACAAGGCCAGAGACCACTGTAGGGCCCTGGTTATGGGCTGTGGAAGAGGGCAGTATAGATGATAGGACTGAAGAAGAAGCCAAGGCACCAACCAAGGAGGAGACCATGATCACGTCCTGGTTCTGGAAAGGGGATAAAGCCATTATAGAGGCTACAGATAGAGAAGAATCCAGGCCAGATGCTGAAGAGGAAGACATTATTGGTTCTTGGttctgggctggggaggaagacAGGCTTGAAACAGAAGCAGAGGCTAGAGAAGAGGACAGGCTGGCAGCTGAAGAGGAACATTTTGTTGGGTCTTGGTTCTGGGCCAGGGAAGAGGCCATTAGGAACAAGGCTAACATTTGCAGCAAATACAGTCCAGAAGCTGAAGAGGAGGAAGTCATTGTTGAGTCCTGGTTCTGGGCTGAAGAAGAAGCCAGTCTGGAGGCAGGGGATAGTTTTGAGTCCAAGCATGGCACTGAAAAGGAGGAAATCATTGTTGGGTCCTGGTTCTGGGCTGAAGAATATAATATAGACGTTGGACCCCAGGCAATAGAAGAGACCACATCAAGGTCTGGAGAGGAAACCACTTTTGGATCCTGGTTCTGGGATGCAAAAGAAATCAATGTAGAAGCAGAAACATGCTGTGCATATAAGCCAGAGGATGATGAAGAGATGATTGTTGAGTCCTGGTTGTGGTCTGGAGACAAGGCCATTAATGAGACTGAAACTGTGGCCACCTCTGAATCCAGGCCAGAAAATGAGGAAGGGGCAGTTGTTGGGTCCTGGTTTGGAGCTAAAAATGAGGCCAATAACAGGACTGGTAATGGAACCAACTATGAGTCAAGGACAGTAGCTGAGGAGGATGAAGCCATAGTGGGGTCCTGGTTCTGGGCAGGAGATGAGGCCCATTTTGAATCAAATCCTAGCCCTGTGTACAGGGCCATTTGCAGGTCCACATGTTCAGTTGAGCAGGAGCCTGATGCTTTACGCAGGCCGCAGAGCTGGGAGGAGGTTGCTGTTCAGTTCAAGCCTGGCCCATGGGGTAGGGTTGGCTTCCCATCCCCAAGCCCCTTTAGATTTTCAAAAGAAGCAGCATTTCTGTTCTCTGAAATGTTTGGAGGAAAGCCCAAGCACATGGAACTGAGCCTAGAAGGGGAAGAGCAGGAATCTTTGCTTCAGCCTGATAAGCCTGACCCTGAGTTCCCATTTCAGTATGATCCGTCCTACCGGTCAGTCAGGGAAATTCGAGAACATCTTAGGACGAGGGAGAGTGCAGAACCTGAGAGTTGGTTCTGCAACTGCATACAGTGTGAGCTTAAAATTGGTCCTGAAGAGTTTGAAGAACTCCTTCTATTAATGGACAAAATTCGAGATCCTTTCATTCATGAAATATCTAAAATTGCAATGGGTATGAGGAGTGCTTCTCAATTTACTCGTTATTTCATTCGCGATTCAGGTGTTGTCTCACTTATTGAAACCTTGCTCAATTATCCCTCCTCCCGAGTTAAGACAAGGTTTTTGGAAAATATGATTCACATGGCTCCACCTTATCCAAATCTAAACATGATTCAGACATACGTATGTCAAGTGTGTGAGGAAACTCTTGCTTATAGGTTGGATTCCCCTGAGCAGTTATCTGGAATAAAGATGGTTAGACACCTCACTACAACTACTGACTATCACACACTGGTTGCCAAGTATATATCTGGGTTTCTCTCCTTGTTAGCCACGGGCAATACCAAAACAAGATTTCATGTTCTGAAAATGCTACTGAATTTGTCTGAAAATCCTGTCATGACAAAAGAACTACTCAGTGCTGAAGCAGTGTCAGAATTTATGGGCCTTTTTAACAGgaaagagacaaatgacaatattCAGGTGGTTCTAGCAATGCTTGAGAATATTGgtaacaatattaaaaaagaggCATTGTGGTTCACTGATGATGATTTCAGTCTTGAGCCATTTATTTCTGCATTCCATGAAGTTGAGAAATTTGCTAAGGAACTGCAAGGCAAAACAGATGATCAGAATGACCCTGAGGCAGAACAAAAAAATGAGTATGATTAA